From the Burkholderia glumae LMG 2196 = ATCC 33617 genome, one window contains:
- a CDS encoding DUF3683 domain-containing protein, with translation MNAPQVFDPHGAAAAVAADLKPRLREIPYNYTSFSDREIVIRLLGEPAWAALDELRGERRTGRSARMLYEVLGDIWVVRRNPYLQDDLLDNPKRRQMLVDALNHRLAEIDKRRQADLSTHDDDAGHDRASRVALLTVAARGAVDAFAREFEQMAELRRRATKALGRCTQKDNIRFDGLARVSHVTDATDWRVEYPFVILTPDTEAEIAALVKACIELGLTVIPRGGGTGYTGGAVPLTPFSAVINTEKLEQLGAVELTELPGVAHKVPTIFSGAGVVTRRVTEAAEAAGYVFAVDPTSLDASCIGGNVAMNAGGKKAVLWGTALDNLAWWRMVDPDGNWLEVTRQEHNQGKIHDVALARFELKWFDGAHAPGEKLIKSEMLEIEGRRFRKEGLGKDVTDKFLAGLPGVQKEGCDGLITSARWILHKMPAHTRTVCLEFFGQAREAIPSIVEIKDYLFETSKQGGAILAGLEHLDERYLRAVGYATKSKRNAFPKMVLIGDIVGDDADAVAAATSEVIRMANGKSGEGFVAVSAEARKRFWLDRSRTAAIAKHTNAFKINEDVVIPLNRMGEYTDAIERINIELSIKNKLQLLEALEAFFRTGDLPLGKSDDANEIPSAELLEDRVQHALELLRQVRARWEFLRERLDMPLREAQHYLVQLGHGKLAAGFAARADAQPEATVFHIMQDRTIRVSWKQELRAELRAIFNGGAFKPILDEAQAIHKRVLRGRVFVALHMHAGDGNVHTNIPVNSDNYEMLQDAHVAVARIMRIARSLDGVISGEHGIGITKLEFLTEEELREFREYKHRVDPHGRFNQGKLMEGADLRNAYTPSFGLMGYESLIMQQSDIGAIAESVKDCLRCGKCKPVCATHVPRANLLYSPRNKILATSLLVEAFLYEEQTRRGVSIQHWDEFNDVADHCTVCHKCATPCPVKIDFGDVTMNMRNLLRKMGKKKFNPGQAAGMFFLNATNARTINAARSVMMGVGYKAQRLANDLLKTLARKQTARPPATTGKAPVVEQVIHFVNKKMPGNLPKKTARALLDIEDNKIVPIIRNPKTTSVDSEAVFYFPGCGSERLFSQVGLATQAMLWEAGVQTVLPPGYLCCGYPQRGSGQYDKAEQIVTDNRVLFHRVANTLNYLDIKTVVVSCGTCYDQLAGYEFDKIFPGCRIIDIHEFLLEKGMKLEGVTGTRYMYHDPCHTPIKTMDPVKLVNELMGAERDGYRIAKNDRCCGESGTLAVTRPDVSTQIRFRKEEEIRKGAARLRNIPVVSGDGAAVAGQADVKILTSCPSCLQGLSRYNEDAGIEADYIVVEIARSLLGENWMADYVARANHGGIERVLV, from the coding sequence ATGAACGCACCACAAGTTTTCGATCCGCATGGCGCGGCTGCCGCCGTCGCCGCCGACCTGAAGCCGCGCTTGCGCGAGATCCCGTACAACTACACCTCCTTCTCGGATCGCGAGATCGTGATCCGCCTGCTGGGCGAGCCAGCCTGGGCGGCGCTCGACGAGCTGCGCGGGGAGCGCCGTACCGGCCGCTCGGCGCGCATGCTGTACGAAGTGCTCGGCGACATCTGGGTGGTGCGTCGCAACCCGTACCTGCAGGACGACCTGCTCGACAACCCGAAGCGGCGCCAGATGCTGGTGGACGCGCTGAACCACCGGCTCGCCGAGATCGACAAGCGGCGCCAGGCCGACCTCAGCACGCACGACGACGACGCGGGCCACGACCGCGCCTCGCGCGTGGCGCTGCTGACGGTGGCCGCGCGCGGCGCGGTCGACGCGTTCGCGCGCGAGTTCGAGCAGATGGCCGAGCTGCGCCGCCGCGCCACCAAGGCGCTCGGCCGCTGCACGCAGAAGGACAACATCCGCTTCGACGGGCTGGCGCGCGTCTCGCACGTGACCGACGCCACCGACTGGCGCGTCGAATACCCGTTCGTGATCCTCACGCCCGACACCGAGGCGGAGATCGCCGCGCTCGTGAAAGCCTGCATCGAGCTGGGCCTGACCGTGATCCCGCGCGGCGGCGGCACCGGCTACACGGGCGGCGCGGTGCCGCTCACGCCGTTCTCGGCCGTGATCAACACCGAGAAGCTCGAGCAGCTCGGCGCGGTCGAGCTGACCGAGCTGCCCGGCGTCGCGCACAAGGTGCCGACCATCTTCTCCGGCGCGGGCGTCGTCACGCGCCGCGTGACCGAGGCGGCCGAGGCGGCCGGCTACGTGTTCGCGGTCGATCCGACCTCGCTCGACGCGTCGTGCATCGGCGGCAACGTGGCGATGAACGCGGGCGGCAAGAAGGCCGTGCTGTGGGGCACCGCGCTCGACAACCTGGCCTGGTGGCGGATGGTCGATCCGGACGGCAACTGGCTCGAGGTCACGCGCCAGGAGCACAATCAGGGCAAGATCCACGACGTCGCGCTCGCGCGCTTCGAGCTGAAATGGTTCGACGGCGCCCACGCGCCGGGCGAGAAGCTGATCAAGAGCGAGATGCTCGAGATCGAGGGCCGGCGCTTTCGCAAGGAAGGGCTCGGCAAGGACGTCACCGACAAGTTCCTGGCGGGCCTGCCGGGCGTGCAGAAGGAGGGCTGCGACGGGCTCATCACCTCGGCGCGCTGGATCTTGCACAAGATGCCCGCGCACACGCGCACCGTCTGCCTCGAATTCTTCGGCCAGGCGCGCGAGGCGATCCCGAGCATCGTCGAGATCAAGGACTACCTGTTCGAGACCTCGAAGCAGGGCGGCGCGATCCTCGCCGGCCTGGAGCATCTGGACGAGCGCTACCTGCGCGCGGTCGGCTATGCCACCAAGAGCAAGCGCAATGCGTTCCCGAAGATGGTGCTGATCGGCGACATCGTCGGCGACGACGCCGACGCGGTGGCCGCGGCCACCTCGGAGGTGATCCGGATGGCCAACGGCAAGAGCGGCGAGGGCTTCGTGGCGGTCAGCGCCGAGGCGCGCAAGCGCTTCTGGCTCGACCGCAGCCGCACCGCGGCGATCGCCAAGCACACCAACGCGTTCAAGATCAACGAAGACGTCGTGATCCCGCTGAACCGGATGGGCGAGTACACCGACGCGATCGAGCGCATCAACATCGAGCTGTCGATCAAGAACAAGCTGCAGCTGCTCGAGGCGCTCGAGGCGTTCTTCCGCACCGGGGACCTGCCGCTTGGCAAGAGCGACGACGCCAACGAGATCCCCAGCGCCGAACTGCTCGAGGACCGCGTCCAGCACGCGCTGGAACTGCTGCGCCAGGTGCGCGCGCGCTGGGAATTCCTGCGCGAGCGGCTCGACATGCCGCTGCGCGAGGCGCAGCACTACCTCGTGCAGCTCGGCCACGGGAAGCTCGCGGCGGGCTTCGCCGCGCGCGCCGACGCGCAGCCCGAGGCGACGGTATTCCACATCATGCAGGACCGCACGATCCGCGTGTCGTGGAAGCAGGAGCTGCGCGCGGAGCTGCGCGCGATCTTCAACGGCGGGGCGTTCAAGCCGATCCTCGACGAGGCGCAGGCGATCCACAAGCGGGTGCTGCGCGGGCGCGTGTTCGTGGCGCTGCACATGCACGCGGGCGACGGCAACGTCCACACCAATATTCCGGTCAATTCCGACAACTACGAGATGCTGCAGGACGCGCACGTCGCGGTGGCGCGCATCATGCGGATCGCGCGCTCGCTCGACGGCGTGATCTCGGGCGAGCACGGCATCGGCATCACCAAGCTCGAATTCCTGACCGAGGAGGAGCTGCGCGAATTCCGCGAGTACAAGCATCGCGTCGATCCGCACGGCCGCTTCAACCAGGGCAAGCTGATGGAGGGGGCGGACCTGCGCAACGCCTATACGCCGAGCTTCGGGCTGATGGGCTACGAGTCGCTGATCATGCAGCAGTCCGACATCGGCGCGATCGCCGAGTCGGTCAAGGACTGCCTGCGCTGCGGCAAGTGCAAGCCGGTCTGCGCGACGCACGTGCCGCGCGCGAACCTGCTGTACAGCCCGCGCAACAAGATACTGGCGACCTCGCTGCTGGTCGAGGCGTTCCTGTACGAGGAGCAGACGCGGCGCGGCGTGTCGATCCAGCACTGGGACGAGTTCAACGACGTGGCCGATCACTGCACGGTCTGCCACAAGTGCGCCACGCCGTGCCCGGTCAAGATCGACTTCGGCGACGTGACGATGAACATGCGCAACCTGCTGCGCAAGATGGGCAAGAAGAAGTTCAATCCGGGCCAGGCGGCGGGCATGTTCTTCCTGAACGCCACCAATGCGCGGACCATCAACGCCGCGCGCAGCGTGATGATGGGCGTGGGCTACAAGGCGCAGCGCCTGGCCAACGACCTGCTGAAGACGCTGGCCAGGAAGCAGACGGCGCGGCCGCCGGCGACCACCGGCAAGGCGCCGGTGGTCGAGCAGGTGATCCACTTCGTGAACAAGAAGATGCCGGGCAACCTGCCGAAGAAGACGGCGCGGGCGCTGCTGGACATCGAGGACAACAAGATCGTGCCGATCATCCGCAACCCGAAGACCACCTCGGTCGATTCGGAGGCGGTGTTCTACTTTCCGGGCTGCGGCTCGGAGCGGCTGTTCTCGCAGGTCGGTCTGGCCACGCAGGCGATGCTGTGGGAGGCCGGGGTGCAGACGGTGCTGCCGCCGGGCTACCTCTGCTGCGGGTATCCGCAGCGCGGCTCGGGGCAGTACGACAAGGCCGAGCAGATCGTCACCGACAACCGGGTGCTGTTCCACCGCGTGGCGAACACGCTGAATTATCTCGACATCAAGACGGTGGTGGTGTCGTGCGGCACCTGCTACGACCAGCTGGCCGGCTATGAATTCGACAAGATCTTCCCGGGCTGCCGGATCATCGACATCCACGAGTTCCTGCTCGAGAAGGGGATGAAACTGGAGGGGGTGACGGGCACGCGCTACATGTACCACGACCCGTGCCACACGCCGATCAAGACAATGGACCCGGTCAAGCTGGTCAACGAGCTGATGGGCGCGGAGCGGGACGGCTACCGGATCGCCAAGAACGACCGCTGCTGCGGGGAGTCGGGCA
- the ilvA gene encoding threonine ammonia-lyase, biosynthetic — protein MAAHDYLKKILTARVYDVAVETALEAARNLSARVRNRVLLKREDNQPVFSFKLRGAYNRMAQLGADALARGVITASAGNHAQGVAFSAARLGVKAVIVVPVTTPQVKVDAVRAHGGPTVEVIQAGESFSDAYAHALELQRQRELTFVHPFDDPEVIAGQGTVAMEVLRQHQGPIHAIFVPIGGGGLAAGVAAYVKAVRPEIRVIGVQTEDSCAMAKSIRAGERVMLAEVGLFSDGTAVKQVGEETFRLCRALLDEVITVDTDALCAAIKDVFQDTRSVLEPAGALAVAGAKRYAARTGIEGETLVAITSGANMNFDRMRFVAERAEVGEAREAVFAVTIPEERGSFRRFCELVGERSVTEFNYRIADERAAHIFVGVQIRRREESAEIAANFGAHGFEAADLTGDELSKDHIRYMVGGRSPLSRDERLFRFEFPERPGALMKFLSAMAPNWNISLFHYRNQGADYSSILVGLQVPGADHATFDRFLAALGYPYHEETANPAYRLFLA, from the coding sequence ATGGCTGCTCACGATTACCTGAAGAAGATCCTCACCGCGCGCGTCTACGACGTGGCGGTCGAAACCGCGCTTGAGGCGGCCCGCAACCTGTCCGCGCGCGTGCGCAACCGCGTGCTGCTCAAGCGCGAGGACAACCAGCCGGTGTTCTCGTTCAAGCTGCGCGGCGCCTACAACCGCATGGCCCAGCTGGGCGCCGACGCGCTCGCGCGCGGCGTGATCACCGCCTCGGCCGGCAACCACGCCCAGGGCGTCGCGTTCTCGGCCGCGCGCCTGGGCGTGAAGGCGGTGATCGTGGTGCCGGTCACCACCCCGCAGGTCAAGGTCGACGCGGTGCGCGCGCACGGCGGGCCGACCGTCGAGGTGATCCAGGCCGGCGAATCGTTCAGCGACGCCTATGCCCACGCGCTCGAGCTGCAGCGCCAGCGCGAGCTGACCTTCGTGCACCCGTTCGACGATCCCGAGGTGATCGCCGGCCAGGGCACCGTGGCGATGGAAGTGCTGCGCCAGCACCAGGGGCCGATCCACGCGATCTTCGTGCCGATCGGCGGCGGCGGGCTCGCGGCCGGCGTGGCCGCCTACGTGAAGGCGGTGCGCCCGGAGATCCGCGTGATCGGGGTGCAGACCGAGGACTCCTGCGCGATGGCGAAGTCGATCCGCGCCGGCGAGCGCGTGATGCTCGCCGAGGTGGGCCTGTTCTCGGACGGCACGGCCGTGAAGCAGGTCGGCGAGGAAACGTTCCGGCTCTGCCGCGCGCTGCTCGACGAGGTGATCACGGTGGACACCGACGCGCTGTGCGCGGCGATCAAGGACGTGTTCCAGGACACGCGCAGCGTGCTGGAGCCGGCCGGCGCGCTGGCCGTGGCGGGCGCCAAGCGCTACGCGGCGCGCACCGGCATCGAGGGCGAGACGCTGGTGGCGATCACCTCGGGCGCCAACATGAACTTCGACCGGATGCGCTTCGTGGCCGAGCGCGCCGAGGTGGGCGAGGCGCGCGAGGCGGTGTTCGCGGTGACGATCCCCGAGGAGCGCGGCAGCTTCCGGCGCTTCTGCGAGCTGGTGGGCGAGCGCAGCGTGACGGAGTTCAACTACCGGATCGCCGACGAGCGCGCCGCGCACATTTTCGTGGGCGTGCAGATCCGGCGCCGCGAGGAATCGGCCGAGATCGCGGCGAACTTCGGCGCGCACGGCTTCGAGGCGGCCGACCTGACCGGCGACGAGCTGTCGAAGGATCACATTCGCTACATGGTGGGCGGGCGCTCGCCGCTCTCGCGCGACGAGCGGCTGTTCCGCTTCGAGTTTCCGGAGCGCCCGGGCGCGCTGATGAAGTTTCTCTCGGCGATGGCGCCGAACTGGAACATCAGCCTGTTCCACTACCGCAACCAGGGCGCGGACTACAGCTCGATCCTGGTCGGGCTGCAGGTGCCCGGCGCCGATCACGCCACGTTCGACCGGTTCCTGGCCGCGCTCGGCTATCCCTATCACGAAGAGACCGCGAACCCGGCCTACCGGCTGTTCCTGGCGTAA
- the queF gene encoding NADPH-dependent 7-cyano-7-deazaguanine reductase QueF (Catalyzes the NADPH-dependent reduction of 7-cyano-7-deazaguanine (preQ0) to 7-aminomethyl-7-deazaguanine (preQ1) in queuosine biosynthesis), protein MTPEHSPLGKAAVYTTDYDAALLFPIPRAAAREQIGIGATLPFFGTDIWNAYELSWLTPRGKPQIAVATFLVPADSPNIVESKSFKLYLGSFAQTAFDSADAVRDTLKRDVSAACGASVAVQLASPSGFAKLKLEELAGLSLDRLDLDTDVYHPDPTLLSASHDESPVEETLVSDLLKSNCPVTGQPDWGSVQIHYVGAPIDHAGLLRYLISFRNHTGFHEQCVERIFVDVLRECRPLKLAVYARYTRRGGLDINPFRTNFNQPLPDNARTARQ, encoded by the coding sequence ATGACTCCCGAACATTCCCCGCTCGGCAAGGCCGCCGTCTACACGACCGACTACGACGCCGCGCTGCTGTTTCCGATCCCGCGCGCCGCTGCGCGCGAGCAGATCGGCATCGGCGCCACGCTGCCGTTCTTCGGCACCGACATCTGGAACGCCTACGAACTGTCGTGGCTCACCCCGCGCGGCAAGCCGCAGATCGCGGTGGCGACCTTCCTGGTGCCGGCCGATTCGCCGAACATCGTCGAATCGAAGTCGTTCAAGCTCTATCTCGGCTCGTTCGCGCAGACCGCGTTCGATTCGGCCGACGCGGTGCGCGACACGCTGAAGCGCGACGTGTCGGCCGCCTGCGGCGCGAGCGTGGCAGTGCAGCTGGCCTCGCCGTCCGGGTTCGCGAAGCTGAAGCTCGAGGAACTCGCCGGCCTGTCGCTCGACCGGCTCGATCTCGACACCGACGTCTATCATCCGGACCCGACGCTGCTGTCGGCCTCGCACGACGAGTCGCCGGTCGAGGAAACGCTGGTATCGGACCTGCTCAAGTCGAACTGCCCGGTCACGGGCCAGCCCGACTGGGGCAGCGTGCAGATCCATTACGTCGGCGCGCCGATCGACCACGCGGGGCTGCTGCGCTACCTGATTTCGTTTCGCAACCACACGGGCTTTCACGAGCAGTGCGTCGAGCGGATCTTCGTCGATGTCCTGCGCGAATGCCGGCCGCTGAAGCTGGCCGTCTACGCGCGCTACACGCGCCGCGGCGGGCTCGACATCAACCCGTTCCGCACCAACTTCAACCAGCCGCTGCCCGACAACGCGCGCACCGCGCGGCAGTAA
- a CDS encoding RidA family protein has translation MKRYGVGDAKGTGGQVMPFARAVEADGWLYVSGQTPMLNGEVVEGGIVTQSKQAIENLLAILKDAGYGVEHVVRCGVWLDDARDFASFNKVFVSYFGEHPPARACVQSSMVIDCKVEVDCIAYKPPVK, from the coding sequence ATGAAGCGTTACGGTGTGGGCGATGCGAAGGGAACGGGCGGCCAGGTGATGCCGTTCGCGCGGGCGGTGGAAGCCGACGGCTGGCTGTACGTGTCGGGACAGACGCCGATGCTGAACGGCGAGGTGGTCGAGGGCGGCATCGTCACGCAGTCGAAGCAGGCGATCGAGAACCTGCTCGCGATCCTGAAGGATGCCGGCTACGGCGTCGAGCACGTCGTGCGCTGCGGCGTCTGGCTCGACGACGCGCGCGATTTCGCCTCGTTCAACAAGGTGTTCGTGTCGTATTTCGGCGAGCATCCGCCGGCGCGTGCCTGCGTGCAGTCGAGCATGGTGATCGACTGCAAGGTCGAGGTGGATTGCATCGCCTACAAGCCGCCCGTCAAGTAG
- a CDS encoding N-acyl-D-amino-acid deacylase family protein, producing the protein MHSHPEAADTLIVDAQLYDGTGAPPVPRDVAIRDGRVAAVGNLSNWLAEDVIEANGRALAPGFIDVHTHDDTHVIRAPQMLPKISQGVTTVVVGNCGISAAPVALRGDPPDPMNLLGERDAFRYPSFASYVAAVDAARPAVNVAALVGHTALRNNQMDRLERAASADEIAAMRAQLEEALAHGALGLSSGLAYGSAFAAPVEEVMALAEPLARAGALYTTHMRTEFDAILDAMEEACRVGRHARVPVVISHLKCAGPANWGRSAEVLASLDRARALQPVGCDCYPYSRSSSTLDLKQVTGDIVITLTWSEPHPEMAGKTLAAIAAAWGVSEQDAARRLQPAGAVYHNMSEDDVRRILSHPATMIGSDGLPNDPLPHPRLWGAFPRVLGHYARDQQLLPLAEAVRKMSSLTARRFGLGQRGEVHVGYHADLVLFDPDTVIDAASFERPQQPARGIEAVWVNGVLSYRDGAPTGARAGRFVPRGARAVPDDAF; encoded by the coding sequence ATGCATTCCCATCCCGAAGCCGCCGATACGCTGATCGTCGACGCGCAGCTCTACGACGGCACCGGCGCGCCGCCCGTGCCGCGCGACGTCGCGATCCGCGACGGGCGCGTCGCCGCCGTCGGCAACCTGTCGAACTGGCTCGCCGAGGACGTGATCGAGGCGAACGGCCGCGCGCTCGCGCCCGGCTTCATCGACGTCCACACCCACGACGACACGCACGTGATCCGCGCGCCGCAGATGCTGCCTAAGATCTCGCAGGGCGTGACCACGGTGGTGGTCGGCAACTGCGGGATTAGCGCCGCGCCGGTCGCGCTGCGCGGCGATCCGCCCGACCCGATGAACCTGCTCGGCGAGCGCGACGCGTTCCGCTACCCGAGCTTCGCGTCGTATGTCGCGGCCGTCGACGCGGCCCGGCCGGCCGTCAACGTCGCGGCGCTGGTGGGCCACACCGCGCTGCGCAACAATCAGATGGACCGGCTCGAGCGCGCGGCCAGCGCCGACGAGATCGCCGCGATGCGCGCGCAGCTCGAGGAGGCGCTCGCGCACGGCGCGCTCGGCCTGAGCTCGGGGCTCGCCTACGGCTCGGCCTTCGCGGCGCCGGTGGAGGAGGTGATGGCGCTGGCCGAGCCGCTCGCGCGTGCCGGCGCGCTCTACACCACCCACATGCGCACCGAGTTCGACGCGATCCTCGACGCGATGGAGGAGGCCTGCCGCGTGGGGCGCCACGCGCGCGTGCCGGTGGTGATCTCGCACCTGAAATGCGCGGGGCCGGCGAACTGGGGGCGCAGCGCCGAGGTGCTGGCCTCGCTCGACCGAGCGCGCGCGCTGCAGCCGGTGGGCTGCGACTGCTATCCGTACAGCCGCAGCTCGTCGACGCTCGACCTGAAGCAGGTAACGGGCGACATCGTGATCACCCTCACCTGGTCCGAGCCGCATCCGGAAATGGCCGGCAAGACCCTCGCCGCGATCGCCGCCGCATGGGGCGTGAGCGAGCAGGACGCGGCGCGCCGGCTGCAGCCGGCCGGCGCCGTTTATCACAACATGTCCGAGGACGACGTGCGCCGGATCCTCTCGCATCCGGCCACCATGATCGGCTCGGACGGGCTGCCGAACGATCCGCTGCCGCATCCGCGGCTCTGGGGCGCGTTCCCGCGCGTGCTCGGCCATTACGCGCGCGACCAGCAGCTGCTGCCGCTCGCCGAGGCGGTGCGCAAGATGAGTTCGCTGACGGCGCGCCGCTTCGGGCTCGGACAGCGCGGCGAGGTGCACGTCGGCTACCACGCCGACCTGGTGCTGTTCGATCCCGACACGGTGATCGACGCCGCGTCGTTCGAGCGTCCGCAGCAGCCGGCGCGCGGCATCGAGGCGGTGTGGGTGAACGGCGTGCTGTCGTATCGCGACGGCGCGCCGACCGGCGCGCGCGCGGGCCGCTTCGTGCCGCGCGGCGCGCGCGCGGTGCCGGACGACGCGTTCTGA
- a CDS encoding MurR/RpiR family transcriptional regulator, whose amino-acid sequence MPATGQLAFDIVARIAECAPALRDAERKVAARILDDLAGAAHASIGEIAAQADVSIATVTRFAKAVGCRDVRELKLRLAQAAAVGRRFLAPAGGRPDESASATRVYDEVRVTLEHHHALLRQTAFDAAAAALAGARMIYVYGQGGGSTALADELRFRLVRFGRPVASYQDALLQRMVASTMTDECVIVALSVTGRVPELLDSCALAKRYGARVIALTAPASPLAKLADDLIPVVAFETDFIFKPSTSRYAMMMALDVLVTEVALRLGDGCRETLRRMKHALDLHRGGGDRQPLGD is encoded by the coding sequence GTGCCGGCCACCGGCCAGCTCGCGTTCGACATCGTCGCGCGGATCGCCGAATGCGCGCCGGCGCTGCGCGACGCGGAGCGCAAGGTGGCTGCGCGGATCCTCGACGATCTGGCCGGTGCCGCGCACGCGAGCATCGGCGAGATCGCCGCGCAGGCCGACGTCAGCATCGCCACCGTCACGCGTTTCGCGAAGGCGGTGGGCTGCCGTGACGTGCGCGAGCTCAAGCTGCGGCTCGCGCAGGCGGCCGCGGTCGGCCGGCGCTTTCTGGCGCCCGCGGGCGGGCGGCCCGACGAGTCGGCAAGCGCCACGCGCGTCTACGACGAGGTGCGCGTCACGCTCGAGCACCATCATGCGCTGTTGCGGCAGACCGCGTTCGACGCGGCCGCGGCCGCGCTGGCCGGCGCGCGGATGATCTACGTGTACGGCCAGGGCGGCGGGTCGACCGCGCTGGCCGACGAGCTGCGCTTCAGGCTGGTGCGCTTCGGGCGTCCGGTCGCGAGCTATCAGGACGCGCTGCTGCAGCGGATGGTGGCCAGTACGATGACGGATGAATGTGTCATCGTCGCGTTGTCGGTGACCGGGCGCGTTCCCGAGCTGCTCGACAGCTGCGCGCTCGCCAAGCGCTACGGCGCGCGCGTGATCGCGCTGACGGCGCCGGCCTCGCCGCTCGCGAAGCTGGCCGACGACCTGATCCCGGTGGTCGCCTTCGAGACCGATTTCATCTTCAAGCCGTCCACCTCGCGCTACGCGATGATGATGGCGCTCGACGTGCTCGTCACCGAGGTCGCGCTGCGGCTCGGTGACGGATGCCGCGAGACGCTGCGCCGCATGAAGCACGCGCTCGACCTGCACCGCGGCGGCGGCGACCGACAACCCCTCGGAGACTGA
- a CDS encoding amino acid deaminase has protein sequence MKVTNYQEAAIQPLGKGLGRVPSASVPLSDAARLEWNLLDEDVSLPAAVLYADRVEHNLKWMQAFVAEYGVKLAPHGKTTMAPQLFRRQIETGAWGITLATAHQTRAAYQGGVRRVLLANQLVGKHNMAIVAELLSDPEFEFFCLVDSADNVDQLGRYFAAVHRPLQVLLELGVPGGRTGVRDARQRAAVLEAIARHAGTIRLAGIEVYEGVLKEEAGVRALLKEAVALAREFAAEGRFARTPAVLSGAGSAWYDVVADEFAQAAADGTVEVVLRPGCYLTHDVGVYRRAQDEILARNPVARRMGEALKPALQLWAYVQSIPEPDRAIITLGKRDAAFDAGYPEPARHFRPGSGTTPRDVTPADGWEVTGMMDQHAYLKIAVGADVKVGDMIAFDISHPCLTFDKWRQILVVDADYRVTEVIETFF, from the coding sequence ATGAAAGTTACAAACTATCAGGAAGCGGCGATCCAGCCCCTCGGCAAGGGACTCGGCCGCGTGCCGAGCGCGAGCGTGCCGCTGTCGGACGCCGCGCGGTTGGAATGGAACCTGCTGGACGAGGATGTCAGCCTGCCCGCCGCGGTGCTGTACGCGGACCGTGTCGAGCACAACCTGAAGTGGATGCAGGCGTTCGTCGCCGAATACGGCGTGAAGCTGGCGCCGCACGGCAAGACCACCATGGCGCCGCAGTTGTTCCGCCGCCAGATCGAGACGGGCGCCTGGGGCATCACGCTCGCCACCGCCCATCAGACGCGCGCCGCCTATCAGGGCGGCGTGCGCCGCGTGCTGCTGGCCAACCAGCTGGTCGGCAAGCACAACATGGCGATCGTGGCCGAGCTGCTGTCGGACCCGGAGTTCGAGTTCTTCTGCCTTGTCGATTCGGCCGACAACGTCGATCAGCTCGGCCGCTATTTCGCGGCCGTCCACCGCCCGCTGCAGGTGCTGCTCGAACTCGGCGTGCCGGGCGGGCGCACCGGCGTGCGCGACGCACGGCAGCGCGCCGCCGTGCTGGAGGCGATCGCGCGCCACGCCGGCACGATCCGGCTTGCCGGCATCGAGGTCTACGAAGGGGTGCTGAAGGAAGAAGCCGGCGTGCGCGCGCTCCTGAAGGAAGCGGTGGCGCTTGCGCGCGAATTCGCGGCCGAAGGCCGTTTCGCGCGCACGCCGGCGGTGCTCTCGGGCGCCGGCTCGGCCTGGTACGACGTGGTCGCCGACGAGTTCGCGCAGGCCGCCGCCGACGGCACCGTCGAGGTGGTGCTGCGCCCGGGCTGCTACCTGACGCACGATGTCGGCGTCTATCGCCGCGCGCAGGACGAGATCCTCGCGCGCAATCCGGTGGCCCGGCGCATGGGCGAGGCGCTCAAGCCCGCGTTGCAGCTGTGGGCCTACGTGCAGTCGATTCCCGAGCCGGACCGCGCGATCATCACGCTCGGCAAGCGCGACGCCGCGTTCGACGCCGGCTATCCGGAGCCGGCACGCCACTTCCGCCCCGGCAGCGGCACCACGCCGCGCGATGTCACGCCGGCCGACGGCTGGGAAGTGACGGGCATGATGGACCAGCACGCCTACCTGAAGATCGCCGTCGGGGCCGACGTGAAGGTCGGCGACATGATCGCGTTCGACATCTCGCATCCGTGCCTGACGTTCGACAAGTGGCGGCAGATCCTCGTCGTCGATGCCGACTACCGCGTCACCGAAGTGATCGAGACGTTCTTCTGA
- a CDS encoding DJ-1/PfpI family protein, producing MAAKQILFLTGDFAEDYETMVPFQALQAIGHTVHAVCPGKRAGDKVKTAIHDFEGDQTYTEKPGHLFTLNAHFDEVEASRYDALMIAGGRAPEYLRLNPQVIALVRAFVDANKPVAAVCHGAQLLAAAEVIRGKRISAYPACAPEVRLAGGEYAEIPVDAAVTDAPFVTAPAWPAHPAWIAQFLALLGTRIEL from the coding sequence ATGGCAGCCAAGCAGATCCTCTTCCTCACCGGCGATTTCGCCGAAGATTACGAAACGATGGTGCCGTTCCAGGCGCTGCAGGCGATCGGTCATACCGTGCACGCGGTCTGCCCGGGCAAGCGCGCCGGCGACAAGGTGAAGACGGCGATCCACGACTTCGAGGGCGACCAGACCTATACCGAGAAGCCCGGCCATCTGTTCACGCTGAACGCGCACTTCGACGAGGTCGAGGCCTCGCGCTACGACGCGCTGATGATCGCCGGCGGCCGCGCGCCGGAATACCTGCGCCTGAATCCGCAGGTGATCGCGCTGGTGCGCGCATTCGTCGACGCGAACAAGCCGGTGGCCGCGGTCTGCCACGGCGCGCAGCTGCTCGCGGCGGCCGAGGTGATCCGCGGCAAGCGGATCTCGGCCTACCCGGCCTGCGCGCCCGAAGTGCGGCTGGCCGGCGGCGAATACGCGGAAATCCCGGTGGACGCGGCCGTCACCGACGCGCCGTTCGTCACGGCGCCTGCCTGGCCCGCTCATCCGGCCTGGATCGCGCAGTTCCTGGCGCTGCTCGGCACCCGCATCGAACTGTAG